In a single window of the Trichoderma breve strain T069 chromosome 6, whole genome shotgun sequence genome:
- a CDS encoding galactosyl transferase GMA12/MNN10 family domain-containing protein, with protein MSYLAKHLWRPYLHNIASKSFIADNGEHYKIPSDSYRWTETFGKKLIILDVDSRPNTNTGEILNGEKPDLSKITGRTAGFMSHYLYSMIHGYDYRLVRAPNYNDRHGTWVKVPMIKEALKSHDIVVFLDADAEFVHPHLPLEWLMSFWNITPRTLVAMAEDPDESYNKDDKGRLLWNTGFIIAQQSNRTQEMFDAWENCPTGDRYPGCDRWLKEWAHEQAAFGYYLRYNYNGPEELRTIPCDQGNGAPYIGNNKCRGVFVRHHWWEKDRTIRSLYDSILNLFVRRLYGQFHGEKSRYFLDASKYQYPIHDLVV; from the exons ATGTCGTACCTAGCGAAACACCTATGGAGACCATACTTGCACAACATTGCTTCCAAATCATTCATTGCCGACAATGGCGAGCATTACAAAATTCCGAGCGATTCATATCGATGGACAGAGACTtttggcaagaagctcattaTCCTTGACGTCGATAGTCGGCCGAATACAAACACTGGCGAGATATTGAATGGGGAGAAGCCGGATCTGTCTAAGATTACAGGTCGGACTGCAGGATTTATGAGTCATTATCTCTATT CAATGATCCATGGATACGACTACCGACTCGTGCGAGCCCCTAATTACAACGATCGTCACGGCACCTGGGTGAAAGTCCCTATGATAAAAGAAGCTCTTAAATCCCATGATATTGTAGTTTTCCTCGACGCGGATGCTGAGTTCGTTCACCCTCATCTCCCACTTGAATGGTTGATGAGTTTTTGGAACATAACGCCACGGACGCTTgtcgccatggctgaagaTCCTGACGAGAGCTACAACAAGGATGACAAGGGCCGACTGCTTTGGAATACCGGGTTCATTATTGCGCAACAGAGTAACCGTACACAAGAGATGTTCGATGCCTGGGAAAACTGTCCGACTGGCGATCGCTACCCCGGCTGTGATCGTTGGTTAAAAGAATGGGCGCATGAGCAAGCGGCATTCGGATATTACCTACGTTATAATTACAACGGACCAGAAGAATTACGCACCATACCCTGCGATCAAGGTAATGGAGCGCCATACATCGGTAACAACAAATGCCGCGGTGTGTTTGTCCGCCACCACTGGTGGGAGAAGGACCGTACGATTCGGAGTTTATATGACTCAATTCTCAATCTGTTTGTTCGGAGACTTTATGGACAATTTCATGGAGAAAAGAGCCGCTACTTTCTGGATGCCAGCAAATACCAGTATCCGATACATGATCTAGTTGTGTAG